In the genome of Patescibacteria group bacterium, the window AGATAGCGTCTCCTAAACCATTAAAAAATATAATATCATCGGCTGTAATTTTGACGCCGTTTTCTAAATTACATTTACCGGCAAGAAACTCGCGAGTTGCAAGCAGTCCTTTTGTCGGACAATAGGCGAAACTTTTATCATTTTCTATCTCACTTTTAATAATATCCTTAATCCAAGAAGGGATTTTCTCTCCTTTGGCGACAGGATCCCCTATATTCTCCCAAAGAATTTTTACCCCGAGCTTTTCTAACTTATCCGCAATAGCAACAATCTCTCTTATTTCATAAGTTAATTCTTCAGCGCCGGAATGGACAATATCTGTTCGCATCTTGCCATCTTATCATAATGTTGAATTTTTTCCATTTTCGTATTATCATCTAGTTATGGAATTATTTATAGCAAACAATCCATGGATATTGATTATCTTCATGCTTTGGGTCTTGCCGTGGAAAGGAATCTCCCTTTGGAAATCGGCTCGCCTTGGGCATAAATGGTGGTTTATTGTTCTTCTTATAGTGAACACTGCCGCGATATTGGATATAATCTACATATTCGGCATTGCGAGAAAAGCCGAGAAGAA includes:
- a CDS encoding DUF5652 family protein — protein: MELFIANNPWILIIFMLWVLPWKGISLWKSARLGHKWWFIVLLIVNTAAILDIIYIFGIARKAEKKQGFNQ